Proteins from a genomic interval of Chroococcidiopsis thermalis PCC 7203:
- a CDS encoding IMS domain-containing protein, translating into MRVPLDYYRILGLPPNFFQPMSAEQLQQAYRDRTAQLPQREYSLTAIEIRNQLISLAYRVLSDPQQRQRYDAEYRASADELANSGVMNGAADAVDEEANAPSQSFERNFELEPETDRLSIEIADELLIGALIILQDAGECELVLNLGQSFLSNSDLEADSDAQSDRPDIVLAVALAYLQQGREQWQNDRYENAAVSLQAGYSLLEREGLFPNTAAEIAADLEKLRPYRILELVSQPESHIAERQRGLHLLQDILRDRQGIEGTGNDGSGLSIEDFLGFIQQLRDYLTAAEQQSLFEAESQRPSAVATYLAVYASIARGFAARMPALIHQAKILLLRLGKRQDLYLEQAICSLLLGQTVEATEALQHSQEEEPLAVIRKNSQGAPDLLPGLCLYSETWLQTEVFPHFRDLATRTASLKDYFADPGVQEYLEALPSQPDYAIAEYQFVAPADRATDGNGRETARNGQRQAIAASAATSRGAGELEVRGDDNSSQGTVAVLSNPEPVTASSSATKTTSGVEKATPPRQRRNSKNRPPRRGSYDNGKERTTGALGFGSLKIGRLAILLGGGALGLAVLWFLASQIFALFHRTATPPIAQQPPVISEQLVVELNQPPVAIPRPQPKPAVPKPLNRDTAAPVIQAWLAAKAAAFGSEHTTDKLKQILVEPALSQWQKRVQDDLLNRRVRRYKHSLQVNGVKNDPKNSDRAQVDATVVEVAQVYERNRLNRAASYNEKLRVQYNLVRQNGNWRIQTMKVLK; encoded by the coding sequence GTGCGCGTTCCATTAGATTACTATCGCATTTTGGGACTACCACCCAATTTTTTTCAGCCGATGAGTGCGGAACAGTTGCAACAAGCTTACCGCGATCGCACCGCGCAACTGCCGCAACGCGAGTATTCTTTGACAGCGATCGAGATTCGCAATCAACTCATCTCTCTTGCCTATCGAGTCCTGTCCGATCCCCAACAGCGACAGCGCTATGATGCTGAATATCGTGCCTCTGCCGATGAATTAGCAAACAGTGGGGTGATGAATGGTGCTGCGGATGCCGTTGATGAAGAGGCGAACGCGCCATCTCAGAGTTTCGAGCGTAATTTTGAACTTGAACCTGAAACCGATCGCCTCAGTATTGAAATTGCCGACGAGCTGCTGATTGGAGCGCTGATAATTCTGCAAGATGCGGGAGAATGCGAACTAGTATTGAACTTAGGTCAGTCTTTCCTCAGCAATAGCGATCTCGAAGCAGATAGCGACGCTCAAAGCGATCGCCCTGATATTGTTCTAGCTGTGGCTCTTGCCTATCTACAACAAGGACGAGAGCAATGGCAGAACGACCGGTATGAAAATGCAGCTGTTTCTCTCCAAGCAGGGTATAGCTTGTTAGAACGAGAAGGACTATTTCCCAATACTGCGGCAGAAATTGCTGCCGACCTAGAGAAACTGCGCCCCTATCGCATTCTAGAATTGGTATCGCAACCCGAATCTCACATTGCCGAAAGGCAGCGAGGGTTGCATCTGTTACAGGACATTTTGCGCGATCGTCAAGGGATTGAAGGTACTGGCAATGATGGTTCGGGTCTGAGTATTGAGGATTTTCTCGGCTTTATTCAACAACTACGAGACTACCTCACAGCCGCAGAACAGCAAAGCCTATTTGAGGCAGAAAGCCAGCGTCCTTCAGCAGTAGCAACGTATTTAGCTGTCTACGCCTCCATTGCCAGGGGGTTTGCGGCACGAATGCCCGCATTGATTCACCAAGCCAAGATCCTGTTGCTGCGGTTGGGAAAACGCCAAGATTTATATCTAGAACAAGCAATCTGCTCTCTGCTGCTGGGTCAAACAGTCGAAGCAACTGAAGCCCTTCAACACAGTCAAGAAGAAGAACCTCTAGCCGTTATCCGCAAAAATTCTCAAGGTGCGCCCGATCTTCTGCCTGGATTGTGTCTGTATAGCGAAACGTGGTTACAAACAGAAGTCTTTCCTCACTTTCGCGATTTGGCGACTCGAACCGCTTCGCTCAAAGACTATTTTGCCGATCCTGGCGTGCAGGAATACTTAGAAGCTTTACCTAGCCAACCAGACTATGCGATCGCAGAATACCAGTTTGTCGCTCCAGCAGACCGCGCTACGGACGGAAACGGGCGGGAGACAGCCAGAAATGGTCAACGACAGGCGATCGCAGCTAGTGCCGCAACTAGCAGGGGAGCAGGGGAGCTAGAGGTCAGAGGAGATGACAACTCCTCTCAAGGAACTGTGGCTGTGTTGTCCAATCCAGAGCCAGTGACGGCAAGCTCAAGTGCTACGAAGACAACTTCTGGGGTGGAAAAAGCTACACCACCTCGCCAGCGCCGCAATTCAAAAAATCGTCCGCCACGGCGAGGAAGCTATGATAATGGCAAGGAGCGCACCACTGGTGCGCTCGGCTTTGGTTCTCTCAAGATTGGTCGTTTGGCAATACTGTTAGGTGGCGGGGCTCTCGGTTTAGCTGTCTTGTGGTTTCTCGCCAGTCAAATCTTCGCCTTATTCCACAGAACCGCAACTCCACCCATAGCCCAACAGCCACCTGTCATCTCAGAACAACTAGTCGTAGAGTTGAACCAACCGCCTGTAGCAATTCCTCGACCGCAGCCAAAGCCAGCAGTACCAAAACCCTTAAATCGGGATACAGCAGCTCCAGTGATTCAAGCTTGGCTAGCGGCAAAAGCCGCCGCTTTTGGCTCGGAACACACAACAGATAAATTAAAGCAAATTCTGGTCGAGCCAGCTTTATCTCAGTGGCAAAAGCGCGTTCAAGACGATTTGCTCAATCGCCGCGTCCGGCGCTACAAGCACAGCCTTCAGGTCAATGGCGTGAAAAATGACCCAAAAAACAGCGATCGCGCCCAGGTAGATGCGACAGTTGTAGAAGTAGCCCAAGTTTACGAAAGAAACCGCCTGAACCGAGCTGCTTCTTATAATGAAAAGCTGCGCGTGCAGTACAACTTAGTGCGCCAAAATGGTAATTGGCGAATTCAGACTATGAAGGTGCTGAAATAG
- a CDS encoding 4a-hydroxytetrahydrobiopterin dehydratase: METLTKQKCTACNKDAPRVTPEEEAQLKPQIPDWQIVEVEGIPHLTRTYKFPDFQTALNFTNRVGEIAEAEGHHPALLTEWGKVKVSWWTHAISGLHKNDFIMAAKTDEIAAQFT, from the coding sequence ATGGAAACTCTCACGAAACAAAAATGTACTGCTTGCAACAAGGATGCACCACGAGTCACTCCAGAGGAAGAGGCACAACTCAAACCGCAAATTCCCGATTGGCAGATTGTGGAAGTAGAAGGGATACCACATTTAACCCGGACTTATAAATTTCCTGATTTTCAAACTGCTTTGAATTTTACGAATCGCGTGGGTGAAATTGCTGAAGCGGAAGGACATCACCCCGCATTGCTAACCGAATGGGGTAAAGTCAAAGTCAGTTGGTGGACCCATGCCATTTCTGGGTTGCACAAAAACGACTTTATTATGGCAGCTAAAACTGACGAGATTGCGGCTCAATTTACCTGA
- a CDS encoding DUF4912 domain-containing protein, which yields MAKERPPLDDMTLRQLRRVASEYSISRYSRMRKSQLLAAIQQAERTKLSSTQPRNLEAQETVEAAKFELGQEDRTGGSLADVDEGLADLPGGYGESRIVLMPRDPQWSYTYWDIPNDHKEELRRQGGQQLALRLYDVTDINIEFQSPHSIQEYPCDELAREWYLPIPVSDRDYAVDIGYRCVDGRFLVLARSATVHVPPVYPSDWIEDHFVTVSMEEDLRGKTVFELVPPAKRMSMAAGGAAATGNPIYDEIFGMAQGAEAQRVAGSLFGSMQQVPEQAISSYVFPSGVGMWAVPTVSGLTMSGVGMSGVGFSASAVPMRPRQFWLVADAELIVYGATEPDATVTIGGRPIKLNPDGTFRFQMSFQDGLIDYPIMAVAADGEQTRSIHMKFNRETPSRNTNTKEEAVLEWLP from the coding sequence ATGGCGAAAGAACGCCCACCTCTAGACGACATGACACTGCGGCAGTTGCGTCGGGTTGCTAGTGAATATAGCATCTCCCGCTACAGTCGAATGCGTAAGTCGCAACTATTGGCAGCAATACAACAAGCCGAGCGTACTAAACTCTCTAGCACTCAACCGCGTAATCTGGAGGCACAAGAAACAGTGGAAGCAGCTAAATTTGAACTGGGACAAGAAGACCGGACTGGTGGTTCCTTAGCTGACGTGGATGAGGGTTTGGCGGATTTACCTGGAGGCTACGGCGAAAGCCGAATTGTGCTGATGCCCCGCGATCCGCAATGGTCGTATACGTACTGGGATATTCCCAACGACCACAAAGAAGAACTGCGTCGCCAAGGCGGACAACAGTTGGCGTTGCGCCTCTACGACGTGACAGATATTAATATCGAATTTCAAAGCCCCCACAGCATTCAAGAATACCCTTGCGACGAACTAGCGCGGGAATGGTATTTACCGATCCCAGTAAGCGATCGCGATTACGCAGTAGATATCGGTTATCGTTGCGTTGACGGTCGTTTTCTAGTTCTAGCTCGTTCTGCTACCGTCCACGTTCCCCCCGTCTATCCTAGCGACTGGATTGAAGACCACTTCGTTACCGTCAGCATGGAAGAAGATCTGCGCGGTAAGACTGTATTTGAACTGGTTCCCCCTGCTAAGCGTATGTCAATGGCAGCTGGTGGTGCAGCCGCTACTGGCAATCCAATCTACGATGAAATTTTCGGCATGGCTCAAGGTGCAGAAGCGCAGCGAGTTGCGGGTTCTCTGTTCGGTTCCATGCAGCAAGTTCCAGAACAAGCGATCAGTTCTTATGTCTTCCCCTCTGGCGTAGGAATGTGGGCAGTACCTACCGTATCTGGTTTAACCATGTCTGGCGTAGGTATGTCCGGCGTAGGCTTCTCCGCTTCTGCCGTTCCCATGCGTCCGCGTCAGTTTTGGTTAGTTGCCGATGCTGAGTTAATTGTCTACGGGGCAACCGAACCAGATGCAACAGTAACTATCGGTGGTCGTCCGATTAAACTCAATCCAGATGGGACATTCCGCTTCCAGATGTCATTCCAAGATGGGTTAATTGACTACCCAATTATGGCTGTTGCAGCTGATGGCGAACAAACTCGTTCGATTCACATGAAGTTCAACCGCGAAACCCCTTCGCGCAATACCAATACTAAGGAAGAAGCCGTCCTCGAATGGTTGCCCTAG
- a CDS encoding MATE family efflux transporter — protein MTSHSVRSNIWAEIQEFLKLAIPLVSAQLAQSVTGFADTVVMGRLGQETLAAGGLASITFMTLLNTATSIVVGVSPLIAAAHGAKNKSRVMQVTRQGLWISVVLAIALMPIVEHLDALMLQLGQTSRTASLANEYLDVALWGIFPALGFTVLRSLVAGVSQARPVMVIAIIWTLFDIAGNYLLGLGMFGFPRLGLVGLALTSALSFWGRFLSLAVYILWHKQLRTYGIFQALHQIKPRIIWELLWLGAPIGIATAIEYGLFNIVTFLMGMLGTEILAAHQIVLQTTVVFYMIPLGMSYATTVRVGQWLGQQNLKAAKRAGYVSMVLGASSMTLMAIAVLIFPQQIIGLFIDLRDPANANVLSIAAPMLFVAALGEIVDGVQRTANGVLQGLQDTRVPMLLGFLAYWGAGLTSGYLLGFPFGLGGVGLWIGQSIGLAIASIAFIWRFRKLSSRKQLQYSLYSCPPNS, from the coding sequence ATGACTTCTCACAGCGTTCGCTCCAACATTTGGGCTGAAATTCAGGAATTTCTCAAACTTGCCATTCCTTTAGTCAGCGCTCAACTTGCCCAATCTGTCACGGGTTTTGCCGATACGGTAGTCATGGGTAGGTTAGGACAAGAAACTCTAGCCGCAGGCGGATTAGCCTCCATCACATTTATGACGCTGTTAAATACCGCAACGAGCATAGTGGTGGGAGTCAGCCCCCTGATAGCAGCAGCGCATGGTGCAAAAAATAAATCACGAGTCATGCAAGTCACGCGCCAGGGGTTATGGATATCGGTGGTTCTGGCAATTGCTCTGATGCCAATTGTCGAACATTTGGACGCACTGATGCTTCAGCTTGGACAAACCTCCAGAACGGCTTCTCTTGCAAATGAATATCTGGATGTTGCACTGTGGGGAATATTTCCAGCTTTGGGGTTTACCGTACTCAGAAGTTTAGTAGCTGGCGTATCGCAAGCACGTCCGGTTATGGTTATTGCAATTATTTGGACGCTGTTTGATATCGCAGGTAATTATCTCTTAGGTCTGGGTATGTTCGGTTTTCCGCGCCTGGGACTGGTGGGTTTGGCATTGACAAGCGCTCTTAGTTTTTGGGGTAGATTTTTGTCTTTAGCCGTCTACATACTCTGGCACAAACAACTAAGAACATACGGTATTTTTCAGGCATTACATCAAATTAAACCGCGCATTATTTGGGAACTGCTGTGGCTGGGTGCGCCGATTGGGATAGCGACAGCTATAGAATATGGGCTGTTTAATATTGTCACGTTCCTGATGGGGATGTTAGGAACTGAGATTTTGGCAGCACACCAAATCGTTTTACAAACTACGGTTGTTTTTTATATGATTCCCTTGGGAATGTCATACGCGACAACGGTGCGAGTCGGTCAATGGCTGGGACAGCAAAACTTAAAAGCAGCTAAACGAGCTGGATACGTCAGTATGGTTTTAGGTGCTAGCTCGATGACACTCATGGCGATCGCGGTGTTAATTTTTCCTCAACAAATAATAGGATTATTTATCGATCTGCGCGACCCAGCAAATGCAAACGTTTTATCAATTGCTGCCCCTATGCTATTTGTCGCAGCTTTAGGAGAAATTGTCGATGGAGTGCAAAGAACTGCCAATGGCGTACTGCAAGGACTGCAAGATACTCGCGTCCCCATGTTACTAGGCTTTTTAGCTTATTGGGGAGCTGGTTTGACCAGTGGTTATCTACTAGGTTTCCCATTTGGTTTGGGTGGTGTAGGGTTGTGGATCGGACAGTCAATTGGACTAGCGATCGCATCTATTGCATTTATCTGGCGGTTTCGCAAATTATCCTCCCGCAAGCAATTACAATATTCTCTTTATTCCTGTCCCCCAAATTCTTAA
- a CDS encoding MFS transporter, translated as MHNSSPNGDSEATSFSDKLDLKTKLAYGAGDLGPAIAAGIGGFFLLVFFTNVAGIPAGLAGSILLIGKIWDAVNDPIVGVLTDKTKSRRWGRRLPWLFYGAIPFGIFFFLQWIVPRFSTEPTSQMWSLFWYYVVIGVVSQVFYTVVNLPYTAMTPELTQDYDERTSLNSFRFLFSIGGSIFSLILAQIVFSTISDRQQQFFILAAICAVIATLSLYWCVYGTRDRILAFEAKRTSVEEPPALPIKEQFKIVFTNKPFLYVIGIYLFSWLAVQVTASIIPYFVVNCLQLREAQVPTVLIAVQGTAILMLLVWSNLSKRIGKKTVYFMGIILWILAAIGLYFLQPGQLGLMFALAVITGMGVSTAYLIPWSMMPDVIELDELNTGQRREGIFYGFMVLLQKFGLAFGLFLVGNALQASGFREAAAGQELPTQPESALFAIRLAASVLPVIFLIGGLVLAYFYPITREIHAEILLKLKERKQGNG; from the coding sequence ATGCATAATTCCTCCCCTAATGGTGATTCTGAAGCAACATCTTTTAGTGACAAGTTAGACTTAAAAACCAAACTTGCCTATGGTGCAGGGGATCTGGGACCAGCAATTGCTGCTGGGATTGGCGGATTTTTTCTACTGGTTTTTTTTACAAATGTGGCTGGTATTCCCGCCGGGTTAGCAGGCAGCATTTTGCTGATTGGCAAAATCTGGGATGCAGTTAATGACCCAATTGTAGGAGTGCTGACCGATAAAACTAAATCTCGCCGTTGGGGTCGGCGTTTACCTTGGTTATTTTATGGAGCCATTCCCTTTGGGATTTTCTTCTTTTTACAGTGGATTGTACCGCGCTTTAGTACCGAGCCTACCAGCCAAATGTGGAGCTTGTTTTGGTATTACGTCGTCATTGGGGTAGTGTCTCAAGTTTTTTATACTGTGGTCAATTTGCCATATACGGCAATGACTCCAGAACTAACTCAAGATTACGACGAGCGGACGAGCCTGAATAGTTTTCGCTTTCTTTTTTCGATTGGTGGCAGTATTTTCTCGCTAATTTTGGCACAAATTGTCTTTTCGACAATTAGCGATCGCCAGCAACAATTCTTCATTTTAGCAGCTATTTGCGCGGTAATTGCCACTTTATCACTCTACTGGTGCGTTTACGGCACGCGCGATCGCATTTTGGCATTTGAAGCCAAACGCACATCTGTGGAGGAACCCCCAGCTCTACCAATTAAAGAACAATTCAAAATTGTTTTTACCAACAAACCGTTCTTATACGTTATTGGAATTTACCTTTTTTCTTGGCTAGCAGTACAAGTTACAGCTAGTATTATTCCTTACTTTGTTGTCAACTGCTTGCAACTAAGAGAAGCGCAAGTTCCTACAGTTCTCATTGCCGTACAAGGAACTGCGATTTTAATGCTTTTAGTTTGGAGCAATTTAAGTAAAAGAATTGGCAAAAAAACTGTTTATTTTATGGGAATAATTTTATGGATTTTAGCTGCGATCGGACTATATTTCTTACAACCTGGACAATTGGGTTTAATGTTTGCTTTAGCAGTCATAACAGGCATGGGAGTGTCTACAGCTTATCTAATTCCCTGGTCGATGATGCCGGATGTAATTGAATTAGATGAGTTGAATACCGGACAGCGCCGCGAAGGAATTTTTTACGGTTTTATGGTGTTGTTGCAAAAATTCGGTTTAGCTTTTGGTTTGTTTTTAGTTGGAAATGCCTTGCAAGCATCTGGGTTTAGAGAAGCAGCGGCGGGACAAGAATTACCAACACAACCAGAATCGGCATTATTCGCCATTCGCCTTGCTGCTAGCGTTTTACCTGTAATTTTTCTGATTGGTGGTTTAGTTTTGGCATATTTCTATCCCATCACCCGCGAGATTCATGCTGAGATTTTGTTGAAATTGAAAGAGCGGAAGCAGGGTAATGGGTAA
- a CDS encoding phosphoribosyltransferase, which produces MSDLYVSWSDYHRTIEKLAVQVYQSQWQFNQIVCLARGGLRVGDILSRIYEQPLAILATSSYVGAGKQERGSLVVSRYLTMTTDKLGSRILLVDDLVDSGVTLQQTVPWLQEQFGTEVEEIRTAVLWYKGCSAFVPDYYVDYLPDSPWIHQPFEPYEKMNIAELAALHQEAGVS; this is translated from the coding sequence ATGTCAGATCTTTATGTTTCTTGGTCGGACTACCACCGCACAATTGAGAAGTTGGCAGTCCAGGTTTATCAGTCGCAGTGGCAATTCAATCAAATCGTCTGTCTCGCGCGGGGAGGCTTGCGGGTAGGCGACATTCTTTCCCGCATTTACGAACAGCCGCTAGCAATTTTAGCGACTTCATCTTATGTGGGTGCAGGTAAGCAAGAAAGAGGTAGTCTAGTTGTCTCCCGTTACTTAACCATGACAACAGATAAATTAGGTTCTCGCATCCTCTTGGTTGACGATTTGGTAGACTCTGGCGTGACGCTACAGCAGACTGTTCCCTGGTTGCAAGAGCAATTTGGTACGGAAGTTGAAGAAATTCGCACCGCTGTTCTGTGGTACAAAGGCTGTTCTGCGTTTGTCCCAGATTATTATGTCGATTACTTACCCGATAGTCCTTGGATTCACCAACCGTTTGAGCCTTATGAAAAGATGAATATTGCAGAATTAGCTGCATTGCATCAGGAAGCGGGAGTCTCGTAG
- a CDS encoding helix-turn-helix domain-containing protein: protein MAKASHAPTRDPKLPIASSQNLGWESIIVEEFQQPPGGIEHFALPEHAIAVCLATKPNRLHQIMGDRRYVGLYTKGDISITPAHLPSSYQSEGEDRYLHIQIPPQFLQQVAKEAIEIDPTGIEIVPEFRVRNPQIEQIAMMLRSALHQNDAWVNRLYIESLANLLTVHLLRDYATTQPRVALYEGGLGDRRILQVSEYINAHLDREIKLADLAQLLGMSQFHFSRLFKQSLGVSPHQYLLQQRVERAKQLLKQTNLSVVEIALRSGFNSHSHLSKQFRQLTGMTPKAYRAG, encoded by the coding sequence ATGGCGAAAGCATCACACGCTCCAACACGCGATCCCAAATTACCGATCGCATCGAGTCAAAATTTAGGTTGGGAATCAATTATTGTTGAAGAATTTCAGCAACCCCCTGGAGGAATAGAGCATTTCGCCTTGCCAGAACACGCGATCGCCGTATGTCTGGCGACGAAACCCAATCGCCTGCATCAAATTATGGGCGATCGCCGTTACGTAGGACTCTATACTAAAGGCGATATTTCCATCACCCCCGCTCATCTCCCTTCTTCATATCAATCGGAAGGCGAAGATCGTTACTTGCACATCCAAATTCCGCCCCAATTCTTGCAACAAGTAGCAAAAGAAGCGATCGAAATCGATCCCACTGGCATTGAGATCGTACCGGAATTTCGGGTACGCAACCCCCAAATCGAGCAGATAGCCATGATGTTGCGCTCGGCACTGCATCAAAACGATGCTTGGGTGAATCGCCTCTATATCGAATCTTTGGCAAACCTGCTAACAGTACATTTACTCCGCGACTATGCCACAACTCAACCACGTGTAGCACTTTATGAGGGAGGATTAGGCGATCGTAGGATATTACAAGTTTCAGAATATATCAACGCTCATCTAGATCGAGAGATTAAACTGGCAGATCTCGCTCAACTTCTAGGAATGAGTCAGTTTCACTTTAGCCGCCTGTTCAAGCAATCCCTTGGCGTTTCGCCGCACCAGTACTTACTCCAGCAAAGAGTAGAACGAGCAAAACAGTTATTAAAACAAACAAACCTATCGGTAGTCGAAATCGCTTTACGATCCGGCTTCAACAGCCACAGCCATTTAAGCAAACAATTTCGTCAACTCACTGGCATGACACCCAAAGCCTACCGAGCCGGATGA
- a CDS encoding AEC family transporter yields MTETLFHAYLPLIAWTSLGLIMLRLVPETLPHWLGRGLYWVGIPLEILALARQTNFSEPAGLAPGITLAAIGTGVAIAYLCLVGLQQFAARSTNANISGFLAQPWDKPSYQGSFILAAALGNTGFVGLSIVPTFIDPEYLSWIVFFSITHNIVGAYGFGVLIASYFGRSEQSHHWWIHLRDVLTVPILWAFAIGYFTQDVALPPVIESGLQGSIDVVIACAFLLIGMRLSQLPGWKSFQQGIIPAVLRVIVIPGLVGVATTFVLGLSGDRRLAMVLMSGVPTAFAGLIFAEEYELDRTTIASSIILSTILYLLVLPLWLYVFGN; encoded by the coding sequence ATGACAGAAACTTTATTTCATGCTTACCTGCCCCTGATTGCGTGGACTAGTTTGGGGCTAATAATGCTTCGCCTAGTACCGGAGACTTTACCCCATTGGTTGGGGCGCGGTCTCTACTGGGTGGGAATTCCTTTGGAAATTCTGGCTTTGGCGCGTCAAACCAATTTTTCAGAGCCAGCGGGATTGGCTCCAGGGATTACTTTAGCAGCGATTGGCACTGGGGTGGCGATCGCTTATTTATGTTTAGTGGGCTTGCAGCAGTTTGCCGCGCGATCGACCAATGCCAATATCTCAGGCTTTTTAGCTCAGCCGTGGGACAAGCCATCTTACCAAGGCAGTTTTATCCTAGCTGCGGCGCTAGGAAATACGGGTTTTGTAGGATTGAGTATCGTCCCTACCTTTATCGATCCAGAGTACTTGAGCTGGATCGTATTTTTCAGCATCACTCATAACATAGTTGGTGCTTACGGGTTTGGAGTACTCATTGCTAGTTATTTCGGTCGTTCCGAACAATCCCATCACTGGTGGATTCATCTTCGAGATGTTTTAACCGTACCGATTCTTTGGGCTTTTGCGATCGGTTATTTTACTCAAGATGTGGCACTCCCACCTGTAATTGAGTCAGGCTTGCAGGGATCGATTGATGTTGTTATCGCCTGCGCTTTTCTACTAATTGGGATGCGGTTGTCTCAACTACCTGGATGGAAAAGCTTTCAACAAGGGATAATTCCGGCTGTATTGCGAGTCATCGTTATCCCCGGATTGGTGGGTGTAGCAACTACTTTTGTATTGGGGTTATCGGGCGATCGCCGTTTGGCAATGGTGTTGATGTCTGGCGTTCCAACTGCTTTTGCCGGACTGATTTTTGCTGAAGAGTACGAACTCGACCGGACGACGATCGCCAGCAGTATTATTCTTTCTACTATTCTCTATCTTCTCGTCCTGCCTTTGTGGTTGTACGTCTTTGGGAATTAG
- the pdhA gene encoding pyruvate dehydrogenase (acetyl-transferring) E1 component subunit alpha, translating to MVQERTLPVFHAATAQITREQGLVLYEDMVLGRMFEDKCAEMYYRGKMFGFVHLYNGQEAVSSGVIQAMRPGEDYVCSTYRDHVHALSAGVPAKEVLAELFGKATGCSKGRGGSMHMFSAEHRLLGGYAFVAEGIPVAAGAAFQSKYRREALGDATADQVTACFFGDGACNNGQFYETLNMAALWKLPILFVVENNKWAIGMAHERATSQPEIYKKASVFGMEGVEVDGMDVLAVHAVAREAVARARAGEGPTLIEALTYRFRGHSLADPDELRTKTEKEFWFARDPITRLAAYLVEQNLAQQEELKAIDRKIQQTIDEAVQFAESSPEPDPSELYRFIFAEDE from the coding sequence ATGGTTCAGGAGCGGACTTTACCCGTTTTTCACGCTGCTACAGCCCAAATCACCAGAGAACAAGGGCTAGTGCTTTACGAGGATATGGTTTTGGGGCGCATGTTTGAAGATAAATGCGCCGAAATGTATTATCGCGGTAAGATGTTTGGCTTCGTTCACCTATATAACGGTCAAGAAGCCGTCTCTTCTGGCGTAATCCAAGCAATGCGACCAGGAGAAGATTATGTTTGCAGTACTTACCGCGATCACGTCCATGCTCTAAGTGCGGGAGTCCCTGCTAAAGAAGTGTTAGCAGAGTTATTCGGTAAAGCTACAGGCTGTAGTAAAGGGCGTGGCGGTTCGATGCATATGTTTTCTGCCGAGCATCGCTTACTTGGTGGCTATGCTTTTGTCGCTGAAGGTATTCCCGTCGCCGCTGGTGCAGCATTTCAGTCTAAATATCGTCGCGAAGCGCTAGGAGATGCAACCGCCGACCAGGTGACGGCTTGCTTTTTTGGCGATGGAGCCTGCAACAACGGTCAGTTCTACGAAACGCTAAATATGGCGGCTTTGTGGAAATTACCGATTTTATTTGTCGTTGAAAATAATAAGTGGGCGATCGGGATGGCGCACGAACGGGCAACTTCCCAGCCAGAAATTTATAAAAAAGCCAGCGTGTTTGGCATGGAGGGAGTAGAAGTAGACGGAATGGACGTGCTAGCAGTCCACGCCGTAGCTAGAGAAGCTGTAGCCCGCGCCCGTGCCGGAGAAGGACCAACTCTGATTGAAGCCCTTACCTACCGTTTTCGAGGTCACTCTCTCGCCGATCCTGACGAGCTGCGTACCAAGACAGAAAAAGAGTTTTGGTTTGCTCGCGATCCAATTACGAGATTAGCAGCTTATTTAGTCGAGCAAAACCTCGCCCAGCAGGAAGAACTCAAAGCGATCGATCGCAAAATTCAGCAGACCATTGATGAAGCCGTACAATTTGCCGAAAGCAGTCCCGAACCCGATCCCAGCGAACTATATCGCTTTATTTTTGCGGAGGACGAGTAA